One Schistocerca piceifrons isolate TAMUIC-IGC-003096 chromosome 11, iqSchPice1.1, whole genome shotgun sequence genomic window carries:
- the LOC124720423 gene encoding zinc finger protein 724-like produces the protein MSDRSGDCETLATCGNVNVHTILLPAKRLHKCDECGRCFTRLDHLKTHSLIHTGVRPHRCNICGKSFSQSGNLKRHLLIHSGKKPHKCATCGKSFTVLSSLKIHSFIHTGKKPHLCDICGKAFAVSSNLKTHTLTHTGERPHKCGVCGKNFTSLVTLKRHVLIHTGKRPHKCDVCGKCFNDLSSLKKHTLIHTGRRPHRCVICGKSFAESNNLKKHTLIHSGQRPHKCDICGKSFTESGTLKKHMFVHTGSRPHKCDVCGKSFSLLGTLKIHAVLHTGNRQYKCDTCGKCFIMLSNLRTHTRIHTGVRPYKCNVCGKSFTESRTLRKHEVIHIGKRSHRCDVCGKSFIHSRNLKSHAIIHTGERAHKCSVCGKLFTQSGNRKKHVLIHTRKGPHKYGSRGK, from the coding sequence ATGTCAGACAGGAGTGGTGATTGTGAAACCTTAGCTACATGTGGTAATGTCAATGTCCACACTATTTTACTCCCTGCGAAGAGACTGCACAAATGTGATGAATGTGGCAGATGTTTTACTCGGTTGGATCATCTCAAGACCCATTCCTTAATACATACTGGTGTAAGACCACACAGATGCAATATTTGTGGAAAGTCATTTAGTCAGTCTGGCAATCTCAAGAGACATTTATTAATACActctggaaagaaacctcacaaatgtgcaaCTTGTGGTAAATCTTTTACTGTACTTAGTTCTCTGAAGATACACTCGTTCATACACACAGGAAAGAAACCCCATTTATGCGATATCTGCGGCAAAGCCTTTGCTGTGTCGAGTAATCTTAAAACCCATACATTAACACATACTGGGGAGAGACCACACAAATGTGGCGTTTGTGGCAAAAATTTTACTTCGTTGGTTACTCTCAAGAGACATGTCTTGATACACACTGGAAAGCGACCCCACAAATGCGACGTTTGTGGCAAATGTTTTAATGATTTGAGTTCTCTGAAAAAACACACATTAATACATACTGGAAGGAGACCTCACAGATGCGTTATTTGTGGCAAATCTTTTGCTGAATCCAATAATCTCAAGAAACACACCTTAATTCATTCAGGACAGAGACCTCacaaatgtgatatttgtggaaAATCTTTTACCGAATCAGGGACTctaaaaaaacatatgtttgtaCACACTGGCAGTAGACCTCACAAGTGTGATGTCTGTGGCAAATCGTTTTCCTTGTTGGGAACTCTCAAGATCCACGCAGTACTCCACACAGGAAATAGACAGTACAAATGTGATACATGTGGCAAATGTTTCATTATGTTGAGTAACCTCAGGACCCACACACGAATACACACTGGGGTGAGACCCTACAAATGTAATGTTTGTGGCAAATCATTTACTGAGTCGCGTACGCTTAGGAAACATGAAGTAATACACATCGGAAAGAGATCTCACAGATGTGATGTCTGTGGAAAGTCTTTTATTCATTCGCGTAATCTGAAGTCCCACGCAATAATCCACACTGGTGAGAGAGCACACAAATGTAGTGTTTGCGGAAAGTTATTTACTCAGTCAGGTAATCGCAAAAAACATGTGTTAATACACACTAGAAAGGGACCTCACAAATATGGTTCTCGGGGCAAATAA